From the Roseiconus lacunae genome, one window contains:
- the efp gene encoding elongation factor P, which translates to MATYNTSDFRKGLKVQIDGEPYLMTDMQFVKPGKGNALYKCKLKNLVRGTTLDRTYKGGDSLESADVETTDVSFLYRQGQDYVFMHQETFEQYEVAEKVAGDIWKYLKDGMICTMTLYNGNAIIVEPPVMVELEITECAPGAKGDTATNVTKPAMVETGAEFTVPGFIKEGNVIKVDTRTGEYVERVSN; encoded by the coding sequence ATGGCAACTTACAACACAAGCGATTTTCGAAAAGGGCTGAAGGTCCAAATTGATGGCGAACCGTACCTGATGACAGACATGCAGTTTGTCAAGCCAGGTAAGGGAAACGCTCTTTACAAGTGCAAACTGAAGAATCTTGTCCGCGGTACCACTTTGGACCGAACTTACAAAGGTGGAGATTCGTTGGAATCGGCCGACGTCGAAACCACCGACGTGTCGTTCTTGTATCGCCAAGGGCAAGATTACGTTTTCATGCACCAGGAAACGTTCGAACAATACGAAGTCGCCGAAAAGGTCGCCGGCGACATTTGGAAGTACCTCAAGGACGGCATGATCTGCACGATGACGCTCTACAACGGTAACGCGATTATCGTCGAACCGCCCGTCATGGTGGAGCTTGAAATCACCGAGTGTGCCCCCGGTGCCAAAGGCGACACGGCGACCAACGTGACTAAGCCAGCAATGGTCGAGACCGGGGCGGAGTTCACCGTGCCCGGATTTATTAAGGAGGGCAACGTCATCAAAGTCGACACTCGAACCGGTGAATACGTCGAACGCGTCAGCAATTGA